The proteins below are encoded in one region of Festucalex cinctus isolate MCC-2025b chromosome 2, RoL_Fcin_1.0, whole genome shotgun sequence:
- the LOC144013606 gene encoding uncharacterized protein LOC144013606 isoform X2: protein MENNAGSEEQPSKSQASDDKPGLTQLRKSWGFRRSTLARREFMEEVGDITHSPPPARRLRGRRLPQTTPTSDDNKAAQSPEVPQTVVEDLEWSASSSPVSEETKPALAPAGGCLDPSMWQDIGSAFHTAFTLLGGDDDLPVELSQSLALTDILGVGNVSEVLSPQTADETEESELVKSKDNVGTLQPVVSDEVTEADVNNVVLISSPDEDKEDMPLIETKEQLDFKPRQGGRARRGGRGKARGRGRGKGKGRGRGRGRAKALEVEEIVADEDDDDDDVILVNPSDAPSVPAVSPIQQTSPDCIIIDTNEDLNTDITAGQYDDASDEEGKQGDSVIKHVMEHPSISDSKGYDPNALYCICRQKHDKRFMISCDSCQEYFHGDCVGVSESEGCKEYICPPCTTKQLSLQLQSECHSQALPEISPEVLSLSPSGEEPEGKEEWETLKKTVDLEVNHIEKVLVIRPEAGTEPEGEMETDCSGPMCIGPGCSKPALQESVYCGNDCIVQHATVTMKSFSDTNVSNPRGQLQKKAPAVMPTAKGQSSSRVSARLAVKAEEHAKEEELMEVDGSQTEETSSIACDPTLTGVQATPQPSPKFYTACMYHSLLILFHLISYHTAALSSPFDIRLPSSLRK, encoded by the exons ATGGAGAATAATGCAGGCTCAG AGGAGCAGCCGAGCAAGTCACAAGCTTCAGATGATAAACCAGGATTGACCCAGCTTAGAAAGTCTTGGGGTTTCAGGCGATCAACTCTAGCTCGACGGGAATTCATGGAAGAAGTTGGAGACATAACCCACAGCCCTCCACCTGCACGGAGACTCAGAGGTCGTCGTCTTCCACAGACAACGCCAACCTCGGACGACAACAAAGCTGCTCAATCTCCTGAAGTACCTCAGACTGTTGTAGAAGATCTGGAGTGGTCTGCCTCGTCCTCACCTGTATCTGAGGAGACAAAACCAGCTTTAGCCCCTGCAGGAGGGTGTCTTGACCCAAGCATGTGGCAGGATATCGGGTCAGCCTTTCACACAGCTTTCACTCTTCTCGGAGGGGATGATGATTTGCCAGTGGAACTATCACAATCTTTGGCACTCACTGATATTTTGGGAGTTGGCAATGTCTCAGAGGTCCTTTCTCCACAGACAGCAGATGAGACAGAGGAGTCTGAACTCGTGAAATCTAAAGACAATGTGGGAACTTTGCAGCCTGTTGTTTCAGATGAAGTGACAGAAGCAGATGTCAACAATGTAGTTTTAATCTCAAGTCCAGATGAGGATAAAGAAGACATGCCTTTGATTGAAACGAAAGAGCAGTTGGACTTTAAACCTAGGCAGGGAGGCAGAGCCAGGCGAGGTGGAAGAGGAAAGGCCAGAGGGAGAGGGCGAGGAAAGGGCAAAGGCAGGGGAAGGGGAAGAGGGAGGGCTAAGGCATTGGAGGTTGAGGAAATTGTGgcagatgaagatgatgatgatgatgatgtgataCTTGTTAATCCATCAGATGCACCCTCTGTACCAGCTGTGAGTCCCATTCAACAAACAAGCCCAGACTGTATTATTATAGACACAAACGAAGATCTGAATACTGACATAACTGCAGGCCAATATGATGATGCTTCAGATGAGGAGGGAAAGCAAGGCGACAGTGTCATTAAACATGTTATGGAACATCCAAGTATATCAGATTCCAAGGGTTATGACCCCAATGCTTTGTACTGCATCTGTCGGCAAAAACACGACAAAAG GTTCATGATCTCCTGTGACAGTTGCCAGGAGTATTTCCATGGTGACTGTGTTGGTGTAAGTGAGTCGGAAGGCTGTAAAGAGTACATATGCCCACCTTGCACTACAAAGCAGCTGAGCTTGCAACTCCAGTCTGAGTGTCATTCCCAGGCCCTTCCAGAAATTTCTCCTGAGGTCTTGTCTCTCAGTCCTTCTGGTGAAGAACCAGAGGGCAAAGAGGAGTGGGAGACCCTGAAG AAAACTGTAGACCTGGAGGTGAATCACATAGAGAAGGTTCTTGTAATAAGGCCTGAGGCTGGAACAGAACCTGAAGGGGAGATGGAGACAGATTGTTCTGGTCCAATGTGTATTGGCCCAGGATGCTCCAAACCGGCATTACAGGAATCTGTTTATTGTGGCAATGACTGCATTGTGCAGCATGCCACTGTCACGATGAAGTCCTTCTCTGACACGAACGTGTCCAATCCTAGAGGTCAACTGCAGAAAAAAGCTCCAGCTGTAATGCCTACTGCAAAG GGTCAAAGCTCTAGTAGGGTGTCTGCGAGGTTAGCAGTAAAAGCTGAAGAGCATGCCAAAGAAGAGGAGCTGATGGAAGTTGATGGATCACAGACAGAGGAAACATCTTCCATAGCCTGTGACCCCACTCTCACGGGAGTTCAGGCCACTCCGCAACCATCACCTAAGTTTTACACAGCGTGTATGTACCATTCACTACTCATCCTCTTCCATCTCATATCATACCATACAGCAGCGTTAAGTTCCCCCTTTGACATTAGGCTTCCTTCCTCTTTGCGCAAGTAA
- the LOC144013607 gene encoding MYND-type zinc finger-containing chromatin reader ZMYND8-like isoform X2 yields MHPQSLAEEEIKTEPDVVEGMDASVRSKAPDPPGSAERSLAPQKRKVSSPTHSSNGHSPSDTSSSPLKKKKKPGAMNSNKDQDGRNDFYCWLCHREGQVLCCELCPRVYHAKCLKLPAEPEGDWFCPECEKITVAECIETQSKAMTMLNIDQLSYLLKFALQKIKQPGTEPFQKPVSLEQHPDYAEYIFHPMDLSTLEKNIKKKMYGCTEAFLADMKWILHNCIIYNGGNHKLTATAKVIVKICEHEMNEIEVCPECYLSSCQKRDNWFCEPCSQPHTLVWAKLKGFPFWPAKALREKDGQVDARFFGQHDRAWVPINNCYLMSKEIPFSVKKTKSIFNSAMQEMEVYVENIRKKFGVFNYAPFRTPYTPNNQLQMLLDPSNPSAGTVKTEKPDKLRFNFDLTASPKMVLTKSSTPSGMNRRVSMTDMPRSPMSTNSSVHTGSDGEQDIEKASRNSAFHYSTGEESMDCTASPVSGKGAPAGSLTGSPKPLNPSLVPKQERPASTGGILNLNLDRVKAEMDLRELSESVQQQQQQQQQSGSAALPTPKRPIRSLDKTIESCKAQLGIDEISEDVYKGVDHSDTEDSDKSDSSDSEYASDEEHKPKSSVQDEKVKVDRKRPRANAEAENKDSVGGMGEKSTTATQIKEKQGSNGQDETLQEKPRVTQAQPITDKPKASEEGRTSNATSVAEQDSDSERELVIDLGDEHGARDSKRSRKDTGSSSTKTPKETNAAKLESKVTTSTAAVASAASTLKDGSQPSSTALNPVPTVPSGQSSSASATSTTSSTPSTSAASTSPAVKKQRPLLPKETVQAVQRAVVWNPTKLQTSSQKGHVQKQQQAEQSTAQSQGQVQTQSQSQQNSSSTRYQTRQAAKVQLKDSPQSTSASSSSSLYLSGDLPIPIASADVAADIARYTNKIVDSIKGTMTEIYNDLSKSTSGNTIAEIRRLRIEIEKLQWLHQQELSEMKHNLELTMAEMRQSLEQERERLVAEVKKQMELEKQQAVDETKKKQWCANCRKEAIFYCCWNTSYCDYPCQQAHWPEHMKSCTQSASASQQEPETEPNTDTLAKSTDNSPVAQTLTAPAGAAVPSSSSSSISEKSNSPTYIDKSKESAGVTVT; encoded by the exons GACGGCAGGAATGACTTCTACTGCTGGCTGTGCCACCGCGAGGGCCAGGTGCTCTGCTGTGAGCTCTGCCCCAGGGTGTACCACGCCAAGTGCCTCAAACTACCAGCTGAGCCTGAGGGCGACTGGTTCTGTCCCGAGTGTGAG aaAATAACAGTTGCTGAATGCATTGAAACACAAAGCAAAGCAATGACCATGCTGAATATAGACCAACTCTCTTACTTACTCAAATTTGCACTCCAAAAGATTAAGCAGCCTGGG ACAGAGCCCTTTCAGAAGCCTGTGTCCTTGGAACAGCATCCTGACTATGCTGAGTACATTTTTCACCCCATGGATTTGTCTACTTTAGAGAAG AATATCAAGAAGAAAATGTATGGCTGCACTGAAGCCTTTCTGGCTGATATGAAGTGGATCTTACACAATTGCATCATTTATAATGGAG GAAATCACAAATTAACAGCAACAGCAAAAGTCATTGTCAAGATATGTGAGCATgag atgaatgaGATTGAAGTATGCCCAGAGTGCTACCTGTCTTCCTGCCAAAAAAGGGACAACTGGTTCTGTGAGCCATGC AGTCAGCCTCATACACTGGTGTGGGCTAAGCTGAAAGGTTTTCCTTTCTGGCCAGCAAAAGCTCTTCGTGAAAAGGATGGGCAGGTAGATGCACGGTTCTTTGGACAACATGACAG AGCTTGGGTCCCCATCAATAACTGCTACCTCATGTCCAAAGAGATCCCTTTCTCCGTCAAGAAGACAAAGAGCATTTTCAACAGTGCCATGCAAGAAATGGAAGTTTATGTAGAAAACATTCGTAAGAAATTTGGAGTTTTTAACTATGCGCCATTTCGAACTCCGTACACGCCCAACAATCAGCTTCAAATGCTGCTGGACCCTTCCAACCCTAGCGCTGGTACAGTAAAAACAGAGAAACCTGATAAACTGCGCTTTAACTTTGATTTAACGGCATCCCCAAAGATGGTTCTTACTAAGAGCTCCACACCCAGTGGTATGAACCGGAGAGTCTCCATGACAGACATGCCTCGGTCCCCTATGAGTACAAACTCTTCGGTTCACACGGGGTCCGACGGGGAGCAAGATATAGAAAAGGCCAGTAGAAATTCCGCCTTTCACTACAGCACTGGAGAGGAATCCATGGACTGTACCG CATCTCCTGTCTCAGGAAAGGGTGCTCCAGCAGGCAGCTTGACAGGCAGCCCAAAGCCACTCAACCCTAGCTTGGtccccaagcaggagaggccaGCGTCCACAGGTGGCATCCTCAATCTCAACCTAG ATCGAGTGAAAGCTGAGATGGACCTGAGAGAGTTGAGCGAGAgtgtgcagcagcagcagcaacaacagcagcaatcGGGGTCCGCAGCCCTCCCCACACCAAAGAGACCCATCAGGAGCCTCGACAAGACTATTGAAAGTTGCAAGGCTCAGCTGG GGATAGATGAAATCTCTGAAGATGTATATAAAGGTGTGGATCATAGTGACACAGAAGACTCTGATAAATCTGACTCGAGTGACAGCGAGTATGCCAGTGACGAGGAACACAAGCCAAAGAGCTCTGTACAGGATGAAAAGGTGAAAGTGGATCGAAAGAGGCCCAGAGCAAATGCAGAAGCTGAGAATAAGGACTCAGTTGGAGGGATGGGGGAAAAATCCACCACTGCTACCCAGATCAAAGAGAAGCAGGGTAGCAATGGACAAGATGAGACCCTTCAAGAAAAGCCCCGTGTTACTCAGGCTCAGCCCATCACTGACAAGCCTAAAGCCTCAGAGGAGGGGAGAACATCTAATGCGACCTCAGTGGCAGAGCAAGACTCAGATTCTGAAAGAGAGCTGGTGATTGACCTCGGAGATGAACATGGAGCACGTGACTCAAAGAGGTCAAGAAAAGACACTGGTAGCTCTTCTACCAAAACCCCCAAAGAGACCAACGCTGCCAAATTggaga GTAAGGTAACAACTTCCACTGCAGCAGTTGCGTCGGCTGCTTCCACCCTGAAAGATGGCTCGCAGCCTTCCTCAACTGCTCTCAACCCGGTTCCCACTGTCCCATCCGGCCAGTCCAGTTCTGCCTCGGCTACCAGCACCACTTCAAGCACTCCCTCCACCTCGGCTGCATCAACTTCACCGGCAGTGAAGAAACAGCGCCCCCTCTTGCCCAAAGAAACAGTCCAGGCTGTGCAGCGAGCAGTCGTTTGGAATCCCACCAAATTGCAGACTTCCTCTCAGAAGGGTCATGTTCAGAAGCAGCAACAGGCAGAGCAGTCGACTGCACAGTCACAAGGACAGGTGCAGACACAAAGTCAGTCTCAGCAGAATTCTTCAAGTACCCGCTACCAGACCAGACAAGCAGCCAAAG TTCAATTAAAAGACTCTCCTCAGAGTACTTCAGCGTCAAGTAGCTCATCTTTGTACTTGTCAGGAGACTTGCCAATTCCCATTGCTTCTGCAGATGTAGCTGCAGATATAGCCAGATACACAAACAAA ATTGTGGACTCAATAAAAGGAACAATGACTGAAATCTACAATGACCTTTCGAAAAGCACTTCCGGAAATACAATCGCAGAG ATTCGACGGCTGAGGATAGAGATCGAGAAACTTCAGTGGTTGCATCAACAAGAGTTGTCCGAAATGAAGCACAATCTGG AACTGACAATGGCAGAGATGAGGCAGAGTCTGGAGCAGGAGAGAGAAAGGCTGGTAGCGGAGGTGAAAAAGCAGATGGAATTGGAAAAGCAGCAGGCTGTGGATGAGACGAAGAAAAAACAGTGGTGCGCCAACTGCAGGAAGGAGGCCATCTTCTATTGTTGTTGGAACACAAGTTACTGTGATTACCCCTGCCAGCAAGCCCACTGGCCAGAACACATGAAGTCCTGCACGCAGTCGG CTTCAGCTTCACAACAAGAACCAGAGACTGAGCCCAACACAGACACTTTGGCCAAATCGACAGACAATTCCCCGGTCGCACAAACTCTGACTGCCCCAGCAGGAGCAGCTgtaccctcctcctcctcatcatccaTATCTGAAAAAAGCAACTCTCCCACATATATTGACAAGAGCAAGGAGAGTGCTGGGGTAACTGTCACATAA
- the LOC144013607 gene encoding MYND-type zinc finger-containing chromatin reader ZMYND8-like isoform X1: MHPQSLAEEEIKTEPDVVEGMDASVRSKAPDPPGSAERSLAPQKRKVSSPTHSSNGHSPSDTSSSPLKKKKKPGAMNSNKDQSELRHGPFYYMKQPALTTDPVDVVPQDGRNDFYCWLCHREGQVLCCELCPRVYHAKCLKLPAEPEGDWFCPECEKITVAECIETQSKAMTMLNIDQLSYLLKFALQKIKQPGTEPFQKPVSLEQHPDYAEYIFHPMDLSTLEKNIKKKMYGCTEAFLADMKWILHNCIIYNGGNHKLTATAKVIVKICEHEMNEIEVCPECYLSSCQKRDNWFCEPCSQPHTLVWAKLKGFPFWPAKALREKDGQVDARFFGQHDRAWVPINNCYLMSKEIPFSVKKTKSIFNSAMQEMEVYVENIRKKFGVFNYAPFRTPYTPNNQLQMLLDPSNPSAGTVKTEKPDKLRFNFDLTASPKMVLTKSSTPSGMNRRVSMTDMPRSPMSTNSSVHTGSDGEQDIEKASRNSAFHYSTGEESMDCTASPVSGKGAPAGSLTGSPKPLNPSLVPKQERPASTGGILNLNLDRVKAEMDLRELSESVQQQQQQQQQSGSAALPTPKRPIRSLDKTIESCKAQLGIDEISEDVYKGVDHSDTEDSDKSDSSDSEYASDEEHKPKSSVQDEKVKVDRKRPRANAEAENKDSVGGMGEKSTTATQIKEKQGSNGQDETLQEKPRVTQAQPITDKPKASEEGRTSNATSVAEQDSDSERELVIDLGDEHGARDSKRSRKDTGSSSTKTPKETNAAKLESKVTTSTAAVASAASTLKDGSQPSSTALNPVPTVPSGQSSSASATSTTSSTPSTSAASTSPAVKKQRPLLPKETVQAVQRAVVWNPTKLQTSSQKGHVQKQQQAEQSTAQSQGQVQTQSQSQQNSSSTRYQTRQAAKVQLKDSPQSTSASSSSSLYLSGDLPIPIASADVAADIARYTNKIVDSIKGTMTEIYNDLSKSTSGNTIAEIRRLRIEIEKLQWLHQQELSEMKHNLELTMAEMRQSLEQERERLVAEVKKQMELEKQQAVDETKKKQWCANCRKEAIFYCCWNTSYCDYPCQQAHWPEHMKSCTQSASASQQEPETEPNTDTLAKSTDNSPVAQTLTAPAGAAVPSSSSSSISEKSNSPTYIDKSKESAGVTVT, translated from the exons TCAGAGCTAAGACATGGTCCCTTTTACTATATGAAGCAGCCAGCACTCACCACAGACCCTGTTGATGTTGTACCGCAGGACGGCAGGAATGACTTCTACTGCTGGCTGTGCCACCGCGAGGGCCAGGTGCTCTGCTGTGAGCTCTGCCCCAGGGTGTACCACGCCAAGTGCCTCAAACTACCAGCTGAGCCTGAGGGCGACTGGTTCTGTCCCGAGTGTGAG aaAATAACAGTTGCTGAATGCATTGAAACACAAAGCAAAGCAATGACCATGCTGAATATAGACCAACTCTCTTACTTACTCAAATTTGCACTCCAAAAGATTAAGCAGCCTGGG ACAGAGCCCTTTCAGAAGCCTGTGTCCTTGGAACAGCATCCTGACTATGCTGAGTACATTTTTCACCCCATGGATTTGTCTACTTTAGAGAAG AATATCAAGAAGAAAATGTATGGCTGCACTGAAGCCTTTCTGGCTGATATGAAGTGGATCTTACACAATTGCATCATTTATAATGGAG GAAATCACAAATTAACAGCAACAGCAAAAGTCATTGTCAAGATATGTGAGCATgag atgaatgaGATTGAAGTATGCCCAGAGTGCTACCTGTCTTCCTGCCAAAAAAGGGACAACTGGTTCTGTGAGCCATGC AGTCAGCCTCATACACTGGTGTGGGCTAAGCTGAAAGGTTTTCCTTTCTGGCCAGCAAAAGCTCTTCGTGAAAAGGATGGGCAGGTAGATGCACGGTTCTTTGGACAACATGACAG AGCTTGGGTCCCCATCAATAACTGCTACCTCATGTCCAAAGAGATCCCTTTCTCCGTCAAGAAGACAAAGAGCATTTTCAACAGTGCCATGCAAGAAATGGAAGTTTATGTAGAAAACATTCGTAAGAAATTTGGAGTTTTTAACTATGCGCCATTTCGAACTCCGTACACGCCCAACAATCAGCTTCAAATGCTGCTGGACCCTTCCAACCCTAGCGCTGGTACAGTAAAAACAGAGAAACCTGATAAACTGCGCTTTAACTTTGATTTAACGGCATCCCCAAAGATGGTTCTTACTAAGAGCTCCACACCCAGTGGTATGAACCGGAGAGTCTCCATGACAGACATGCCTCGGTCCCCTATGAGTACAAACTCTTCGGTTCACACGGGGTCCGACGGGGAGCAAGATATAGAAAAGGCCAGTAGAAATTCCGCCTTTCACTACAGCACTGGAGAGGAATCCATGGACTGTACCG CATCTCCTGTCTCAGGAAAGGGTGCTCCAGCAGGCAGCTTGACAGGCAGCCCAAAGCCACTCAACCCTAGCTTGGtccccaagcaggagaggccaGCGTCCACAGGTGGCATCCTCAATCTCAACCTAG ATCGAGTGAAAGCTGAGATGGACCTGAGAGAGTTGAGCGAGAgtgtgcagcagcagcagcaacaacagcagcaatcGGGGTCCGCAGCCCTCCCCACACCAAAGAGACCCATCAGGAGCCTCGACAAGACTATTGAAAGTTGCAAGGCTCAGCTGG GGATAGATGAAATCTCTGAAGATGTATATAAAGGTGTGGATCATAGTGACACAGAAGACTCTGATAAATCTGACTCGAGTGACAGCGAGTATGCCAGTGACGAGGAACACAAGCCAAAGAGCTCTGTACAGGATGAAAAGGTGAAAGTGGATCGAAAGAGGCCCAGAGCAAATGCAGAAGCTGAGAATAAGGACTCAGTTGGAGGGATGGGGGAAAAATCCACCACTGCTACCCAGATCAAAGAGAAGCAGGGTAGCAATGGACAAGATGAGACCCTTCAAGAAAAGCCCCGTGTTACTCAGGCTCAGCCCATCACTGACAAGCCTAAAGCCTCAGAGGAGGGGAGAACATCTAATGCGACCTCAGTGGCAGAGCAAGACTCAGATTCTGAAAGAGAGCTGGTGATTGACCTCGGAGATGAACATGGAGCACGTGACTCAAAGAGGTCAAGAAAAGACACTGGTAGCTCTTCTACCAAAACCCCCAAAGAGACCAACGCTGCCAAATTggaga GTAAGGTAACAACTTCCACTGCAGCAGTTGCGTCGGCTGCTTCCACCCTGAAAGATGGCTCGCAGCCTTCCTCAACTGCTCTCAACCCGGTTCCCACTGTCCCATCCGGCCAGTCCAGTTCTGCCTCGGCTACCAGCACCACTTCAAGCACTCCCTCCACCTCGGCTGCATCAACTTCACCGGCAGTGAAGAAACAGCGCCCCCTCTTGCCCAAAGAAACAGTCCAGGCTGTGCAGCGAGCAGTCGTTTGGAATCCCACCAAATTGCAGACTTCCTCTCAGAAGGGTCATGTTCAGAAGCAGCAACAGGCAGAGCAGTCGACTGCACAGTCACAAGGACAGGTGCAGACACAAAGTCAGTCTCAGCAGAATTCTTCAAGTACCCGCTACCAGACCAGACAAGCAGCCAAAG TTCAATTAAAAGACTCTCCTCAGAGTACTTCAGCGTCAAGTAGCTCATCTTTGTACTTGTCAGGAGACTTGCCAATTCCCATTGCTTCTGCAGATGTAGCTGCAGATATAGCCAGATACACAAACAAA ATTGTGGACTCAATAAAAGGAACAATGACTGAAATCTACAATGACCTTTCGAAAAGCACTTCCGGAAATACAATCGCAGAG ATTCGACGGCTGAGGATAGAGATCGAGAAACTTCAGTGGTTGCATCAACAAGAGTTGTCCGAAATGAAGCACAATCTGG AACTGACAATGGCAGAGATGAGGCAGAGTCTGGAGCAGGAGAGAGAAAGGCTGGTAGCGGAGGTGAAAAAGCAGATGGAATTGGAAAAGCAGCAGGCTGTGGATGAGACGAAGAAAAAACAGTGGTGCGCCAACTGCAGGAAGGAGGCCATCTTCTATTGTTGTTGGAACACAAGTTACTGTGATTACCCCTGCCAGCAAGCCCACTGGCCAGAACACATGAAGTCCTGCACGCAGTCGG CTTCAGCTTCACAACAAGAACCAGAGACTGAGCCCAACACAGACACTTTGGCCAAATCGACAGACAATTCCCCGGTCGCACAAACTCTGACTGCCCCAGCAGGAGCAGCTgtaccctcctcctcctcatcatccaTATCTGAAAAAAGCAACTCTCCCACATATATTGACAAGAGCAAGGAGAGTGCTGGGGTAACTGTCACATAA